In the Pseudomonadota bacterium genome, one interval contains:
- a CDS encoding penicillin-binding protein 1A, whose translation MKPVVKLLSVLLSLTFAGGAFALLVAAAAYMFVAESLPDVDTLKSVQLEAPMRVYSRDGVLIGEFGEKRRIPVTYEQLPQQVIDAFVAAEDDRFFEHPGVDYQGLVRAVLVLAKTGRGSQGGSTITMQVARNYLLTLRHSYVRKVREIFIALNMERVLTKQEILTLYLNKIFFGQRAYGVAAAAEVYFGKQLHELRLDEVAILAGIPKAPSDLNPVTNPERSRSRRDYVLRRMRELGYIDSEAHELALAQPIRASIHGPRVEGEAAYLAELARAEMVERFGEAVYGSGLRVVTTLDGERQEAAVAAVRDALLQYDRRHGYRGPVDTRDLEAVGQAPQQLDAMLSEYPALPLHQLAVVTAVDDASAQVHVSEHRQGLIPLEGVKWAREYIDESRAGGTPTRVGDVLAVGQVIYVQPLAPAENAQPAREEEGTAPAQVTQWKLGQVPAVQGALVSLDPRDGAVSAMVGGYDFRLSKFNRVSQAKRQPGSSFKPFVYSASLEHGFTAASVLPDAPVVYDDPGMEEAWRPENYEREFRGPMRLREALVASRNLVSIRLLREVGVRQAIAHIGQFGFDPEELPASLSLALGSASLTPLQVATGYAVLANGGFAVTPYLIDRVEGANGELVYEANPKIACLPCERALELGALDAADGATAAADAQRGVVARLASLESNVATAPSEGHGMPAEWPSAEVACARMEGFTGGYPIANMAPRVVSPQNVYIITDMMRDVVRRGTGRAAYRRLQRNDLAGKTGTTNEQRDAWFSGFNADLTATVWVGFDEFTRLGRGEVGGRAALPAWTDYMESVLTGRPEHSIPEPYGLVRVKIRPDTGELARAGESGWVYEIFRQGNAPEAPLDEQVPSFFNNTDDGDAEDEPLF comes from the coding sequence ATGAAGCCTGTCGTAAAGCTCCTTTCCGTTCTGCTTTCCCTCACCTTTGCGGGCGGCGCCTTCGCCCTGCTGGTGGCGGCGGCCGCCTACATGTTCGTGGCGGAGTCCCTGCCCGACGTGGACACCTTGAAGAGCGTACAGCTGGAGGCGCCGATGCGGGTCTACTCCCGCGACGGCGTGTTGATCGGCGAATTCGGCGAGAAGCGGCGCATTCCCGTGACCTACGAGCAGCTGCCGCAGCAGGTGATCGATGCCTTCGTTGCCGCCGAGGACGACCGCTTCTTCGAACACCCGGGTGTGGACTACCAGGGTTTGGTGCGAGCCGTGCTGGTGCTGGCCAAGACCGGGCGGGGCAGCCAGGGCGGTAGCACCATCACCATGCAGGTGGCGCGCAACTACCTGCTGACCTTGCGCCACTCGTACGTGCGCAAGGTCCGCGAGATCTTCATCGCCCTGAACATGGAGCGGGTGCTCACCAAGCAGGAGATCCTCACCCTCTACCTGAACAAGATCTTCTTCGGCCAGCGCGCCTACGGCGTGGCAGCGGCGGCCGAGGTGTACTTCGGCAAGCAACTGCACGAGTTGCGCCTCGACGAAGTCGCCATCCTGGCCGGCATCCCGAAGGCGCCGTCAGACCTCAATCCGGTCACCAACCCGGAGCGCTCGCGCAGCCGGCGCGACTACGTGCTACGGCGGATGCGTGAGCTGGGCTACATCGACAGCGAAGCGCACGAGCTGGCTCTGGCGCAGCCGATTCGCGCCTCGATCCACGGGCCACGGGTGGAAGGCGAGGCGGCCTACCTGGCCGAGCTGGCGCGGGCCGAGATGGTGGAGCGCTTCGGCGAGGCGGTGTACGGCAGTGGCCTGCGCGTGGTGACCACTTTGGACGGGGAGCGCCAGGAAGCGGCCGTGGCCGCGGTGCGCGATGCGCTCCTGCAGTACGACCGTCGCCATGGCTACCGCGGTCCGGTGGATACGCGAGATCTGGAAGCGGTAGGGCAAGCGCCCCAGCAGCTCGACGCCATGCTGAGCGAGTATCCCGCGCTCCCCCTGCACCAACTCGCTGTGGTTACCGCCGTGGACGACGCCAGCGCGCAGGTTCACGTGAGCGAGCACCGCCAAGGCCTGATCCCGCTCGAGGGCGTCAAGTGGGCCCGTGAGTACATCGACGAATCGCGCGCCGGCGGCACGCCGACGCGGGTTGGCGACGTGCTCGCCGTCGGTCAGGTGATCTACGTACAGCCCCTGGCACCCGCCGAGAACGCGCAGCCCGCGCGCGAGGAGGAGGGCACCGCCCCGGCGCAGGTGACGCAGTGGAAGCTCGGTCAGGTGCCGGCGGTGCAGGGCGCCCTGGTGTCCCTCGATCCGCGCGACGGCGCCGTGTCCGCCATGGTCGGTGGCTACGACTTCCGCTTGAGTAAGTTCAACCGCGTCAGCCAGGCGAAGCGCCAGCCGGGCTCGTCCTTCAAGCCCTTCGTCTACTCGGCGTCGCTGGAACACGGGTTCACCGCCGCCAGCGTGCTGCCCGATGCGCCGGTGGTCTACGACGACCCTGGCATGGAGGAGGCCTGGCGCCCGGAAAACTACGAGCGCGAGTTCCGCGGGCCCATGCGTTTGCGTGAAGCGCTGGTCGCCTCGCGCAATCTGGTGTCGATACGCTTGCTCCGAGAAGTGGGCGTGCGCCAGGCCATCGCCCACATCGGCCAGTTCGGCTTCGATCCCGAGGAGCTACCGGCGAGCCTGTCCCTGGCGCTCGGCAGTGCGAGCCTCACACCGCTGCAGGTGGCCACCGGTTACGCGGTGCTGGCCAACGGCGGCTTCGCCGTGACGCCCTATCTGATTGATCGAGTGGAGGGTGCCAACGGCGAGTTGGTTTACGAGGCCAACCCGAAGATCGCCTGCCTGCCCTGCGAACGTGCCCTCGAGCTCGGCGCCCTCGATGCGGCCGATGGGGCCACGGCGGCGGCGGACGCGCAACGCGGGGTCGTGGCCCGCCTGGCCTCTCTGGAGTCCAACGTGGCGACGGCGCCCAGCGAGGGTCACGGGATGCCCGCCGAGTGGCCGAGCGCGGAGGTCGCCTGCGCCCGCATGGAAGGCTTCACCGGAGGCTACCCGATCGCCAACATGGCGCCGCGCGTGGTGTCGCCGCAAAACGTGTACATCATCACCGACATGATGCGTGACGTCGTTCGTCGCGGGACGGGCCGAGCCGCCTACCGCCGCCTGCAGCGCAACGATCTCGCGGGCAAGACGGGCACCACCAACGAGCAGCGCGACGCGTGGTTCAGCGGGTTCAACGCAGACCTCACCGCCACCGTCTGGGTGGGCTTCGATGAGTTCACACGCCTCGGTCGAGGCGAGGTGGGCGGCCGCGCAGCCCTACCCGCGTGGACCGACTATATGGAGTCGGTGCTGACCGGCAGGCCTGAGCATTCCATCCCCGAGCCCTATGGGCTGGTGCGCGTGAAGATCCGACCCGACACCGGGGAGCTGGCACGCGCCGGCGAGAGCGGCTGGGTGTACGAGATCTTCCGCCAGGGCAACGCGCCCGAGGCGCCCCTGGATGAGCAGGTCCCCTCCTTCTTCAACAACACCGACGATGGCGACGCGGAAGACGAGCCGCTCTTCTAG